The genomic DNA GAAGAGCCGATCACTCAAGAAGATAGTGTGTGCTTCGACCGAGATGAAGAAGATACGGTGAAATCCCTGGATCCGGACAATAGCGTAAGTCTACACGACAATTCGATCTCTTCGGAAAGTGAGCATATTGTTTTCGAAGGGAAAATGCTGATACATGTAAACTTTAACGAAATAAATTCtttagttaataataataatattaataatagcaAAGGTATAGATTCAACTAAcgatactaataatacttttaGAGATGAATCGAAAGCTATATTGTCTTGTGATAAACCTGTGGTGACGGTATCTGAAATGTGTACTAATCCAACTTATTCTTCGCTATCGACCCGATTCAAACCTCCACCTTTGtcaaattccaataaaatataTCCCGATCATTGTGCATCGCCGAACAAATTTGCTCAGAGTCCGCCCGTTTTAGAATCGACAGGCCGATGGACCATTTTACAGATTAATAATAAGAGCACACCCGCTAGTCCCGTTGTCGACACAACGCCGAATTATCCGATTAACGTCATCAAAGAGAAGTTCGAGTCAAACTGTCACGAAGAAAAGTTTGTCTTTCAGGCCAATGGAAATTTCATATGCGACATTTCCAAAGCCATATCGGCTGATagtttcaattgtaataaaaatatcatgaaTGATGTCAACTAAACTATtgaatatatgtgtatgtgaaaTGTGTATGTTGTACGTTTACATTTCTAAAAGCATTGTAATGTTCATTGCTTTTGGTGAAATGTTTTCATTGCATTTTTCTATGatactattcaatatttaataacactttgaaaattatatacataagttactTCGAGGATTTATGAGGCATAAAATTATCCATAATATGCAAtcgaatacatattattaaattatctcaTGACATTGTAtcaacatttgaataataacaACTATTAGAATGTATTGACGATAGATCGTTGTTACCTTTATTATATAATGCACAAATTATGATTGTGACAAAATACGATACCTCAAAACTccctttattatatttagatatgtgTAATACTGTTAATTAAACACATCATAATCCTTGAactgtaatacatattttatatacctatatatttattgaCGTATTGTAGAAGCAATTTTTTTgtagaaatataattaaaattgaaaataatcataattattttcataatgtaCCTATTGCCCCCCTCTTAAGTACATCTCATGACGTCAAACGACTGTGTATTCTGTTTTCTTCTCATTCTTATCTCATTACATCTACTAAAACCTCCAAGGTTGCACACTTCATATTCACACCGACTGACATTCAGATGAGTTTCATTTGcatcatttatttcaaaatgtgACTAGTGAATTCTCGACCACACTCTAAACGGATTCATGAGATTTGCCATGATTCATTCATTTCTGTAAAAATTTCCTAGCTATGCTATCATTCTGGTTTCTCGTTTGGATAATAAAGCAAGGAGTTCAACACGTATGTCTTTTCATACCTTTCTTGGTGTTCTGTGTACTTATGTGTTATTTAACTTTtgcatgagttttttttttatattctctgtTGTTTTTGTGCtgtgaatgcttttttttaataatttataaatttaaccacatctgcttatgtatgtatgttttataaggAGATACTCTTCAGTATAAGCCTTCATGAAATGTATAGcgttttatatgtattgtattaaactaCGTCATAATTAATAAGGCTATGCTTActctagtatataatatttgtaatatcatttgaaaattattacattcattacatatttgatgtatatatttgatatttttttataatacaaaaccTGACAAATAAGCGTGTTACGTCACGTCCTTGtcctataaaaatcatttgtttacatacatatatacaaaaaatatccaATTTGCATACagattgtgaatataatttttgtttcgtgtatttttatcatttagcAAGTTTATCTAGTGATAAAACTAATGTTCAAATTGTACAGTGATAAGTTTTATCACCGACTAGATAGggggggttttttttttgtttaaattttaaagttaacCTAGTGCTGATTTCAACGATTAGTGTTTTCAGTTACTTTCGTGTAAAATCACCTGATTAGATATCTTGCATgcaacaatttttatttgattttgcatGAAGTTCACtattatttgtatgtgtatatgcatgcatttttaataattgtatatgtTGTAATAATGTCTAatcatatattgtatgttttaGGTGTTTGACGCTTTAGAAAGCGCTTTCCAATTAATCGATACCGAGGATCAAATCGAACCACGTGCAATTAAAATGACCGAAGACAAACCCGCAAACGCTGTCCTGCAGCAAGTGGAAGAACATATTGCCAAAACTAATGTTACTTCCGTTGAAGCAAATGCACCAGAATTTTCTGTAGACTCTCCCGTCATTCTAAGAGAACCACCGGTTACAAAACCTATACCGCTGTATGAAAACGTTGAATTATTGTATCCACACGGCAATACTTCAAACAGCGACGTACTTGGATTGCCTCTAGGACGACCTGTCAGTGCAATGCTACCTCCAAAAGAGAAACCACCTCCACCTCCCGTTGATGACATAGGCGACGATGAACTCAACGGAGATGTTAGTACAGTTTTCCaccatttcatttatttactgaatttttattttactaaagtatttatatcatttttaggCTCCACTCAAACGCCTCAATTCGACGAAGCGTATCAAGAAAGAGATCCGTAATAAGCGTTCTAGTTTTCTCGGCATCGAAGGAATGGACGATGATAGCTATCTAGAACCTGAATTGAAGCTCGCTCCAAGGCCAGACATCACCACGTTTTTGCAGGAAGAAAGTCGTGttgataaaatgtattatagaaAATCGCTCTATTACGACTCCGATTCGAATCTTGGCGAGAGTCGCGATTCCGGAGTCGAATTAGATCGCGTGCACTCAGATGACCCATGGTCCAATAAACAGACATCACCAGATGTATTGTCGGAACAGCATAGTCGACAAGGCAGTGAGgtaattaaacaaatatttgctataattaatgtatgaaatttaaagtaaataatatgatattttctaTTTGGTTTGAGGATTCAAaaagaaatattcaaaaattttactttgtgtgtctattttattcaaatattaatatctTTTTCTTTTTAACAGCCATTTACAAACACGAGCTTAACCTCCGATGAAGACATATGCAAAAAGGAAAGCGATTTGATTAGCATTGTCGATAATAATGAGAGGAATTACGTAAATATTGTTGCAATGCCGCATCAAAATGTCATGGGACAGCAATTAacgtataaattaaaagaactTGAACAAGAAAAAATGATTCTCGAAAATCAAACCCACGTCAATAGCGAAAATAATGCAGGCGATAAAAATCGAATGAAAAGTCTCGAAGACCAAATAAAAGAACAACAAGTTagtatttaatgtaatatactATTTCAGTTGGAAACGTGTTATCTAACATCTTAAATCCATCGATAATATGTAATTAACTTTTTGTCTGATAACACGGATTGAGATAAAAcccaattataaattattatattatggtgTTTATTCGTTGATGCAAACTGTTACGCGTCGTTTAATGCTATTTTAATACATCTAACATACGCCGCCTTAAATTTATTGTAACGAATACTAAATTGATGTCTTGCTGTGATTAAAAACGAAAATGTtcactaaaaatattcaaacgtAAAGGGAACTCAGctatgtgaatatatgtatatgtaaatatatctttCCAAAGATGCTATATTTAATTGACTACAAGCAAAAAGTAGCTGAATTTCCTTTTAATctattaatttaatgaaatgcATCCCTTATTAACCGTATATAACAAACATGGTAACtattttaatttcagaaaaAAGAAATAATCGAAAGGTGCAATGATTCCTATGATGATGGGCACTCTGAGGTGAATAATCAAATACAATTGACACCATTAAATCGTGCATATTAGATATAATCTTATTATTATCTTAACCAAACTAtgacaaattatataaatgtgtatatccatattttttctactttcatactattttttatacttGGTGTGTGCactgtattatatatcatacttataatatatgtacatatatgtaaaacgaGATTTTCTatctaataaaaatcaatttattacatcaatttttactattatattatacgtacatatttatatacatctcATAATTTTATCTAAAAGATTAAACATATATATTCTTGAATTAATAAGAAAACCATATCTATGAAGACACTtgcatgttaaataaaaaatgtgtcaTTGATCAATCACACACTATCTTGAACGATTTATGTGCAAAATttaacaatatgattaattcTTACTCATATACATTTCTATTATTACCATTTTATATCTTCTATTATCTGCTATAAAAGTCTTAGAGAATTTATGCTGGCAAAAATCAACATTGACAAGcattacattatgtatatatactcaACATTTACTAGGTATAATCAAATGAAAACTTTCCACACTGATTACACTGAATCAAATGATACACGTTCGTCTTTGCCGCTGTCGATTCTCTAATGCTAACAACACCATTGTTTTTGCCATTATCTATTTCGCTTACCATAATATACAGCTTTACATTATCTATATCAATAGAAAGATACAATGATAtgtctaaaatttaatttaattatttcaggaAGTATTGAGGGTAGAAAGGGAATTGCTTCAACTGGAACAGGAAGAATTAAAACGCCAAAGGGACAGTCTTATGTTCAAGGAAACCCAAGCGCGTCGTATCAACGGCAGATCTCTTCAAGATATAAACATGGTGCAATCTTTTACCACACCGCTAACGAAAGAGGCACCAATCTATTCGTATGCCCCTCCGACTCCAGCTAGTGTTAACTATCGTCAATCAATGCCAGATCTTGCTATGAAACAATCTGAACTGTCTCATTTTTCTCCGATGAATTATACAAACGGACCAAAGAACACAAACAAAAAATTACCTCCACCCATTCCTCCGTCGAAGCCGACTCGAAGTTTGGAATTGCAAGAACGTGAAATCACGCTTAGGTATGATTTAATGTGATATGTAACTTTTCAAGCTCATTTcaagcattttatttatttttaactcaatATTTTAGGAATAGCAGAATACCGTCAGCTGAATATTCAAACATTGACGACTTGATGCTGAGGCAAAAGCCATCAGAGCAAGTTCAACAATCGAACAATATTCATTCTCACAATCAGATGTCGAGGCACACTTTAcaggtaattttatttaaccgtTATTTACATCTTACGTTCTAAAGgctattttactttttaaataaattatcaggCCAGTTTTATACATTTCAACGGGGAAAATTGCTGTATTAAAAcctgattattaattttaaattctttgaaATTTTGATAATGTCAATTTATCTTTGGTTCGTATAagaatttgattgatgtatgTAATTTACGATCCATatctgtgtatacatatatcatgttctaatatatttttttatctatttcaaATGATTATTATCATTTGAAATAGTTTATTTGTCTTATAGTAACATACAAATAacggaaaatatacatacatattcacaatttaaaatgaacaatgatattatacaaacattcatcattatataataaagtagctgaaccccggcatgcgttgcaatgccataataacgcatgcaattcccgttcccgttcccatttttcggaacaacgcaggcagcgaacaccctgGTCGCAACGCGAAaacgtttttcccgtttccgctcccgttttttcccgtttttttttcacggtaatcttcccggacatgcatacaacaaatcctgaaagttccatcgtaatcgcttcagtggcttaagagcctattcgagatacacacacagacattcatttttatatatatacatagatatatttaaattcatattatatcatAAAGAATTACATTCATATCCccacatattaatattattagttGTGTCAATCTTAactattattgaaataatttatttctccTGTAGGCATTGAGTGCTGCTCCTCGTTCACGATTGATCCCCACAGCTGATTGGCTTCAGCCAAAGCGTCGCTCGGAACCTCCACAAAATTTCAATTACAACCATCAACATTGGCTCATTCAGGTATAAATAATTGCATCGACACACTCACACACCTGCAGAAATGTAACCTCGGTGCtaaatttctatcgattgaaCTTTTCAGGAAGCAGAACAGCGGCGAATCGATCAATTGAGAAGCAACATTAAAAAGCAGTCGCAATCAACAAATCAATCCAACGGGACAAGATCTAAACACCTTCCGGATGCCGTCATTCAGACGTTAACCCAAAGAGTGCAGAACATGAACACAAACAGACCGCCTCCACCGCCGCCTACTGTAGCTCCTGCACAACCTGCTGCCGACACGTCTGAGAAAATGCTCAGCGTCAGCGGAAAAAAAAAGTGCTCCCATTGCGGTGAAGAATTAGGTAATGACTACTTTTCATCATTGTGTTATTGAATGATTGATCTATTACTTagtaatataattgaatttttaattttaggacGTGGAGCCGCTATGATCATTGAATCTCTGAGATTGTTCTATCATTTGTCTTGTTTCCAATGCTGTGTCTGTGGAGTGAGGCTGGGAGATGGACGACTCGGTGCCGATGTACGCGTCAGACACAACCAACTTCACTGCCACAATTGTTATTCAAGCGATGATGGCGTCAAATTCAGTtgtgtatgaaaatattaacCTGTCAATGGCAAATCTCAACTCCAATACgttttacatttacaattatgtTCCCGTTgtgttaatatatgtagtacatatatacatatatgcaaaatatattattgttgctATTGATTCTGAGacttttatgaaaaatatggcGATCGTTCAATTTGTAAAACAGAGTGTAAAGAATTAGAacaacctaaaaaaaaattgtatgttagGTTATGAATGTTCTGATTTCATTCTATGAGAACTGAAGTTTTTggttattcatattatacaatcgccaaaatatgtatgttaacttcattgtaaatttttgtatataatggATTTGAATTGTGAATTTATATCTAGTTAAATTTgtgcaattattatattaatatatattatcaaACGATAAGACTTAAGCCGTTTAATATGAGAAAAggagttttttttgtttttcgttgcattgcacacatacatatataaatatatatatttgtttaatacaGTGATAGAATCTTGGACCTCATAGAATCTTCAGAATCGAAGAATCTCACCAACGCGCACCGAACGTCAGCGACGGCAGCCGTGATTAAATATCGGCATTTTATATACCGGACttgttattttatgaatatctaattgtattttttgaaaatactatTCGTCGAATCAAAACTaacattatattgtttatactgtatataatcatattacaaacatgtatgtataatcaaacaCACAGATGTGTCATTGTTTTGTTCAAATGTTtccatgtaaaaaaatattgtaaaatttttttaacgttGCCATTTTACCAGAAACTTAAATAAGTATTTATGTGAACGTACCATTTTTTTGTCGTCCTGAATCTGCTAATCATCTATTAGCATCTGAGAGATATCATGGACATTCCCCTCCAACCCTGTATAATTTTTACatgtgaatatt from Arctopsyche grandis isolate Sample6627 chromosome 1, ASM5162203v2, whole genome shotgun sequence includes the following:
- the smash gene encoding smallish; translation: MPSGVGPAMGAKEGVAGGERRGSTSSEGSATSSSTHTRSLCMESPEYLQAARSRAASAAAPKPPANALQFVKVGPCHLYRSAQEQLRKAEEVKKQTAKDVRRDHHEDWQSNLDNWKSSRRKQVEHIIERCVEVKRLESEEHDRARRRSKTFNEMMEDRAGRRSSRAPLPIYSEEDNNDLSDLGIGTSSASGKSSLSEDCDNHSLASDGMDLDKNHSDLDNMSSSDTGNRKLGSSANEYDTCTTATISSPEPEEYTYEGAIQNYKSRIISSKLSSDAIVTTKVNGIKEKSPESNGVRRPSIGSKIENKLSSFESKRESSVENLIDKKPLPKVDILKKREVFEKESSPESNGLSNKSAVKSDFTNSKSIKERLSHLEKLSEDTNNINNKVNSKIAVNTTTLKDRLNSLEKTVDSVDKNNFNKSNGDLNSSVSIKDRLSSLNTKNTSEKVIVNTVSTPIVTTTLKDRLANLDSARSKESNLNVSPEREVIEKFKFNSVTNVSDSKPQNDHQINGQTNVNGLVDIKKFHRSLDSLDTDDNLLSEKFERIQSLEDLCGDICTGTDTDREDSGIHTGDVSCAVSQDDEPCDTFSVALLKTSTNSQDTVIFNEELKSVEEAISLQEEEPITQEDSVCFDRDEEDTVKSLDPDNSVFDALESAFQLIDTEDQIEPRAIKMTEDKPANAVLQQVEEHIAKTNVTSVEANAPEFSVDSPVILREPPVTKPIPLYENVELLYPHGNTSNSDVLGLPLGRPVSAMLPPKEKPPPPPVDDIGDDELNGDAPLKRLNSTKRIKKEIRNKRSSFLGIEGMDDDSYLEPELKLAPRPDITTFLQEESRVDKMYYRKSLYYDSDSNLGESRDSGVELDRVHSDDPWSNKQTSPDVLSEQHSRQGSEPFTNTSLTSDEDICKKESDLISIVDNNERNYVNIVAMPHQNVMGQQLTYKLKELEQEKMILENQTHVNSENNAGDKNRMKSLEDQIKEQQKKEIIERCNDSYDDGHSEEVLRVERELLQLEQEELKRQRDSLMFKETQARRINGRSLQDINMVQSFTTPLTKEAPIYSYAPPTPASVNYRQSMPDLAMKQSELSHFSPMNYTNGPKNTNKKLPPPIPPSKPTRSLELQEREITLRNSRIPSAEYSNIDDLMLRQKPSEQVQQSNNIHSHNQMSRHTLQALSAAPRSRLIPTADWLQPKRRSEPPQNFNYNHQHWLIQEAEQRRIDQLRSNIKKQSQSTNQSNGTRSKHLPDAVIQTLTQRVQNMNTNRPPPPPPTVAPAQPAADTSEKMLSVSGKKKCSHCGEELGRGAAMIIESLRLFYHLSCFQCCVCGVRLGDGRLGADVRVRHNQLHCHNCYSSDDGVKFSCV